The DNA window CATTAAACATCCATCTCATGTACTTCGATTGGCTTAAGTTATGAATGCAAAAGGTTACTCATGAAAATCTGAGTTTACACATAGGAAATTTCAATTACTTAAAAATATTAGTACAAAATTATAAACACATTCTATTTACATGGTAGTTTGTACATAGCTTCTTATGGCCCAAACAAAAAAGTCAGCCGAAAAAATAAGTCAGTACAGAGAAACTGTGTAATCTAGCAGCTAAGTTTAACAGTTGCTCCATGATGTAAAAGGATATACATTAGCAAGTGAAATAATATTATGATACTCGTGTTCTCTTTCTTAGAGTAAACACTCTGCTGCAGTCATTGGGTCTTACTCTTTTAGACCCTTGCTGTGATTTTGCTGAATCTTTTTGATTTGTCCTTTTTTGTCCTTTTGCTTTGTGATTGCGGTGATTATCCTGAGTATCTGAAGAACTGAGGATGGGCTCTGTACATGGAATACTACAGTCTTGAGAACTTTGCTCTTCCTTGTCCATTCTTACTTTACTAGGACTATATGCAGCTAGCTGACAAAGAGCAACcgctgctgtttgtttttgttcatcAGAATTGTCAATTACTCTTAAATCTTGGACTTCAGTACTCTGTGCTGTGAAAGAAGGCTTGTCACAGGCACTGTTAGGATTCATTGTGTTGTATACATCTTcagaattttcattttcattgtttGGAGTGGTTGCAGTCCCAGCATCATATGATGAACGCTGAAATGAAGTTTTCAGGCTGATGATGTTATAGGAATCTTTCACTGAGAGATTCAGAGGCATGTCTTGCAATTCAGTTAAAGTCTGAATTTCCATTTTGGAAGCATTTTTGTACAGGTGTTCATGAACAactcctgtgtgtgtgtcaggcttCTTTGAAAGATTAAGTGGAGTTATCCCTGTGTCGTCCTCTGTGTTGGATAGAGAGGCCTCATTCTTTGCTTGACTTTCAGTCTGAATATGTGTATCTTCCCCAGTGATGTGAACACTGaaagaaatggaaacaaaaaacataattcattaagtttttttattttctaatggggagggggaaggagaattGTTTGACCAGAACTCTAACTACATTGGGCAGCCTTTAAACGTGAAAATCACTGTGGCTAATATCAGATTTTGTAGTGTTCGGGATATTTCTTTAGAGTAGGTAGAGGGAAATGTGGATACTAATGGAACAATTGAGTTAAGTTATATATTTATGGAAAGCTGGCAAGCTCTATTAAGTGACCACTGTACTTACAGGTTTTATGGGAACTGGTATTATACTTTGCATAGATATacatatagtttttaaaaatttttttaaacatctcaaCATTGTTGATAGTATTTCATATACTAGACATTTAAAATATGAATAGAGTTGTCTTTGTTTCCCCTAATAAATCTTGAAAAAGCAATTTGtcgagggtttgtttttttattaccTGGTAGATGAATCTCTATATTGTTGTTTCTGCACATTCTGAAGTAGAGTTGATTGATCTGTGCTTTTCCTTGCAAGTCTGAAGGCTGAGAAATTTTCTTCCTGTTGGTCATACTTCCCAGTTACAGTGGAAGGTGATTTGCTAGAGAGGTCAAACAGGCCTTCACAGACATGGCTTGTCTGAGTGAAGTTAGTTGGGCTGGGTCTACCAGGTGAGCCTGTTGCTGCACTCCCTGCACGGGGGCTCATTTTGGCATTCTCTCTTTCATTTGTGTCTTCTTTTGAATGGTTTTTGGCATGCAGCAGTGGAATTTCTTTTTCATAATCAGTCTGCTTTTTATGGGCGCTTAATGAGTATTGTTGAGATGGACTTGAAGAAGTTGGATACAATAAGGTAGTTTCCTCCATTAGATGAGAACTTGGATCTCTGCTAATACCAGCTACATGTGGAAATCTATAAAATGGAGGATCTGTTGGTCTGCAAAATCCATATGGCACTGGGGGACTGGAATGATATTGTGGAAGTAATCGGTAGTGCTCATATGATGATGGATTTATTGGCTTTGGGAGTGGCCCAGGGTGGGGAAGAAAATGTCTTTGATCTTGGGTCCCATAGACAGACAGCACAGAGTTTTCACACTCTGGTGAGTTACTTGGAAGCAAGTAAGGTGCATAGATTGCCAGTCCATGCTCATAAAAAGGGGGTGAATACTCTGGAATCATTGGATGCATGTAAGGTGGAATGGGACCAAAACCTTTTGTGGGAGGAATTTTATGTGGAAACTCTGGTGGGATAAAAGTAGAACCTGTTTTCCATGGATGGTTTGGAGTATGAAATGCAGACTTTGCATGAAAAGGCAAGCTTTTGTTCGAATTAGACAGGGATATCATTTCAACAACCTCATTAGTTTCTGGGCCTTTACTATGTCTGTGTTCTCCTACAGGAACAAAAGCTGAGGGCCTTACAATGCCATCCAAACCAGGCTGCATGTTGATTACACTTTCTGCTGTAGTACTGGCAGGAGTTAATTCCTTCTGTATTACAGACTTTTGTTCTTGAGCTGATTTATTTgttgtctgattttgtaattcTACATTTTCCTTGGCATCATCTTTTGCAAAAGCATATTGAGACTTAGAATCAAGATTTGATAGACCGTTTGTGATAGATTTAGAAGAAGTTGGTTTAGCTGTAGGTTCTATCTGATTGAGCTGTTTGGGCTCCAAGGAACTGGACTTTGGGCACTTGATAACTCGATCCTGCTCTGATACTAAAGTAATTGAGTTTTTGCAGAGACCATACTTCATATGGTTAAAAAGGTGGGATTTCTCATTGCAGGTAAAGGGGCACTGAAAACACTTATATTTAAATGGTTTTCCTGGAGGCCTTGGGATATAATGAGGTTTCTTTGGTTTACGCTCTTTGAGGAGACTCATTTTTCTGCTTTAAAGCTTATATTTAATGTTCctttataaaataatttttttgcagATCTCTTCAGTTTCAAACTGTtgatgttttcagtttttcaggttTCAAGAATCTGTTCTCCACATTAGAAAGGAAAATTTGATTTGAAGCCAGCTCTTCTGTTGCAAGATGTTAGGGAAAAAGCAACTCTCCAGTAATTTATAGTACAGGAACTGTAACAGAAAAATTTAAGTCAAATATGCTGGCAcacaataattaaataaaaaaagaatgcattCTTTTGACCACATCTGTCTGAAGTTTTTTTCCTTGTTGAAATGTGTCAAGCACATGTATTACCCATATGTAATATCAGGTGGGCTCATAGAAAGCTGAAGTGAACGTTTTCAGACTTGGATGCCCAAAGTTAGGCATCCAGgtgcatatttaggcacctaaagaagtgACTTTTTTTGCGAGAGAGAGACACTCCGAAAAAAGCTCTTCTGAAAGCTGAGGGAACATTCATTCAGAAGGTAAATAGGACAAAAAAAAGAGTATAGATAGGTGGAGCTGTAGGGAGGGATgaaagaagagggggaagaagGCAAGGGGTAGATTCTGGCAGCAGCAGGTGGTATGGCGCAAGCCTGCCAGGCCAGCTGAAatccctcctcctctttttcctgGCTGAGATGTTAGGGTGGAGAGTGGGATTGGCTCCACTCTTGAGAGCTGACCCAGTCTTTCCAGAGACCAAACAGCACTCCCTCCTGCCTGGCATAGCATCTTTTGGCAGTCTAAGAAATGTTTGAATGGATATGTTAGGACTGGCTagtgcagggctgggcaaactttttggcctgagggccacatatgggtatggaaattgtatggtgggccatgaatgatcatgaaatt is part of the Eretmochelys imbricata isolate rEreImb1 chromosome 14, rEreImb1.hap1, whole genome shotgun sequence genome and encodes:
- the ZNF750 gene encoding zinc finger protein 750, with translation MSLLKERKPKKPHYIPRPPGKPFKYKCFQCPFTCNEKSHLFNHMKYGLCKNSITLVSEQDRVIKCPKSSSLEPKQLNQIEPTAKPTSSKSITNGLSNLDSKSQYAFAKDDAKENVELQNQTTNKSAQEQKSVIQKELTPASTTAESVINMQPGLDGIVRPSAFVPVGEHRHSKGPETNEVVEMISLSNSNKSLPFHAKSAFHTPNHPWKTGSTFIPPEFPHKIPPTKGFGPIPPYMHPMIPEYSPPFYEHGLAIYAPYLLPSNSPECENSVLSVYGTQDQRHFLPHPGPLPKPINPSSYEHYRLLPQYHSSPPVPYGFCRPTDPPFYRFPHVAGISRDPSSHLMEETTLLYPTSSSPSQQYSLSAHKKQTDYEKEIPLLHAKNHSKEDTNERENAKMSPRAGSAATGSPGRPSPTNFTQTSHVCEGLFDLSSKSPSTVTGKYDQQEENFSAFRLARKSTDQSTLLQNVQKQQYRDSSTSVHITGEDTHIQTESQAKNEASLSNTEDDTGITPLNLSKKPDTHTGVVHEHLYKNASKMEIQTLTELQDMPLNLSVKDSYNIISLKTSFQRSSYDAGTATTPNNENENSEDVYNTMNPNSACDKPSFTAQSTEVQDLRVIDNSDEQKQTAAVALCQLAAYSPSKVRMDKEEQSSQDCSIPCTEPILSSSDTQDNHRNHKAKGQKRTNQKDSAKSQQGSKRVRPNDCSRVFTLRKRTRVS